A stretch of the Streptomyces venezuelae genome encodes the following:
- a CDS encoding dicarboxylate/amino acid:cation symporter, protein MPVSATATTPPKSSFTSSFKFPFWAQIVTGLVLGVLLGWLARSQDVSWLATTLEKVGDIFVQLLKLAVAPLVFFAILVSITNLRKVNNAARLATRTLLWFMITSLIAVGIGLAIGLLTDPGAGTGLTPADGQEPKKTGSWIDFLTGIVPTDIITPFTELNVLQIVFMAAVAGIAALQLGEKAQPVLSVAESVLELLQKALWWVIRLAPIGTVGLIGTAIASYGWDLIGKYATFTADVYIGSALVMFGVYPLLLVTVAKVSPLQFYKGAWPAIQLAFVSRSSVGTMPVTQRVTERLGVPKEYASFAVPFGATTKMDGCAAIYPALAAIFIANIFDVQLGIKEYLLIAFVSVVGSAATAGLTGATVMLTLTLSTLGLPLAGVGLLMAIEPILDMIRTATNVAGQALVPVVVAAREGILDKQAYASASASPLDEAGPQPTPAPAAA, encoded by the coding sequence GTGCCCGTGTCCGCGACAGCGACCACGCCCCCCAAGTCCTCCTTCACGTCCTCCTTCAAGTTCCCCTTCTGGGCGCAGATCGTCACCGGTCTGGTGCTCGGCGTCCTCCTCGGCTGGCTCGCCCGCAGCCAGGACGTCAGCTGGCTGGCCACCACCCTGGAGAAGGTCGGCGACATCTTCGTCCAGCTGCTGAAGCTGGCCGTGGCCCCGCTGGTCTTCTTCGCGATCCTGGTGTCGATCACCAACCTGCGGAAGGTCAACAACGCCGCCCGGCTGGCCACCCGCACCCTGCTGTGGTTCATGATCACCTCGCTGATCGCGGTGGGCATCGGCCTCGCCATCGGCCTGCTGACCGACCCCGGCGCCGGCACCGGCCTCACCCCGGCCGACGGCCAGGAGCCCAAGAAGACCGGCTCCTGGATCGACTTCCTGACCGGCATCGTGCCGACCGACATCATCACGCCGTTCACCGAGCTGAACGTCCTGCAGATCGTCTTCATGGCCGCCGTCGCCGGTATCGCCGCCCTCCAGCTCGGCGAGAAGGCCCAGCCGGTGCTGAGCGTCGCCGAGTCCGTCCTGGAGCTGCTGCAGAAGGCCCTGTGGTGGGTCATCCGCCTCGCCCCCATCGGTACGGTCGGCCTGATCGGCACCGCCATCGCCTCGTACGGCTGGGACCTGATCGGCAAGTACGCGACCTTCACCGCCGACGTGTACATCGGCTCGGCGCTCGTGATGTTCGGTGTCTACCCGCTGCTGCTCGTGACGGTCGCCAAGGTCAGCCCGCTGCAGTTCTACAAGGGCGCCTGGCCCGCCATCCAGCTGGCCTTCGTCTCCCGCTCCTCGGTCGGCACCATGCCGGTCACCCAGAGGGTCACCGAGCGCCTCGGCGTCCCGAAGGAGTACGCCTCCTTCGCCGTGCCGTTCGGTGCGACCACCAAGATGGACGGCTGCGCCGCGATCTACCCGGCGCTCGCCGCGATCTTCATCGCGAACATCTTCGACGTGCAGCTGGGCATCAAGGAGTACCTGCTCATCGCGTTCGTCTCGGTGGTCGGCTCGGCCGCCACCGCGGGCCTGACCGGCGCCACGGTCATGCTGACCCTGACCCTGTCCACGCTGGGCCTGCCGCTGGCCGGTGTCGGCCTGCTGATGGCGATCGAGCCGATCCTGGACATGATCCGGACGGCCACCAACGTGGCCGGCCAGGCCCTGGTCCCGGTCGTGGTCGCCGCCCGCGAGGGAATCCTGGACAAGCAGGCGTACGCCTCGGCCTCCGCCTCCCCGCTGGACGAGGCGGGCCCGCAGCCCACCCCGGCCCCCGCCGCAGCCTGA